GCATATCCCCTTCCCCTTTTGCTTCCCGACTGGTGACTTGACTGAATTTATTTAGGGCAAAGCCCCCATCCCACCAACACCCGAGGGCACGGGGTGCTCCTGTGGCCATCCTGGGCGAGTTACTCGCCCGGCCAAGCGTGAAATTGGAAAGATTTGAGTGCGAGCATGAAGCGGCGAGATCACGATTGTTTTTCCTTGGCACGGCGTGAGGCGTTCTCGCTGATGAGAGAGGCAGCAAAAATAGCGTGGGGAAAATATAGCCCCAAGAAAGAAATATGTAAATGTCTGAGTGTGCTAAAATCCCCCCTGCTTAGTCAGGGGCTTGGGCTCTGCTTTcattctgggcttttttttgtggCTGAGGGGTAAATGCTCAAGGGAATGAAGGGTGATGTGGGGGAGATGTGTGGGGAATCCAAACGTTGCGCTCCATCCCAATGGCTGGTTTTAGTTAAAACTATTGATCGCTGAGCTTCTGGgctgtctctgggcagcatctgaGAAATGACATCAcctctgtgtgtctctgctggCCGGCTGTGACTGCTGAAGTGTGAATTCTGTGCTGGAGTCGGAGCGTGACCCGCCCCGATAAATAGGGCTGTTTGTGCTCCCGCAGAGGTCTGCGGGGCTGAGCCTTCCCTGAGGATGGGAGCCCCCCTGCTcccgtggctgctgctgctgctgctgctcgggtCCCACTCTGCCCACGCAGGTGAGCTCCGGGTGCCTTTGCTGGCATCGTCCTGCGCCCAGAGCCGCTGGGGAGCTTGGCATCCTCCTGGTGGAGCCTGGTGGGTGAGGCCTTGCCTTGTTGTTTGCCAGGGGAAAAGCACGACCGTCCTTTGCAGGGCTCTGGTTCAGCTTTTGGGAACCGTGTGGGAGCAGGGAACTGAGGTAGAggtgcaggtggcagcttctcaccGCGGTCCCTGCAGTGAAAACACGGGAAGGGAACTTCCTtaggctcctggagctgcaccGTTTGACTCCCTGTCGGCACTGTCTGTGCCTGTAAGCTGCcaccttctctctctctcagccATCCTGGAGGTGAACGGGAACCTGAGCTGTAGGTGTGCCAAGACAACCTCGGAATACATCAGTCCCAAGAAATACGAGAGCATTGAGATCAggcccctgggcagcagctgcaggcgcACGGAGATCATGTAAGTGCCgcgggctctgctgctgccagcgtCCCACCCCTCCGCCGCCTCGCTGGAATCCAAACCTTTCCAAAAGCGCCACCTTGCTTGCTTGCTGAGAAACATCAGGGGCAGAAATGCACGTCCCCAGGGCCTAAAGGAATCTCTCCAGCGGGGCAAAGCGTGGTTTCCTcgagctggagcagaggtgtTTGCAGCCTGGAGGAAGCACTTCCTCAGACACTGAGGCAGCGTGAGCCGTAACAcattttcccaggtttttctAGCTGCTTGGTGTTGATACATTTGTacatctccagaaaaaaattgtctttgagGAGCGTTCTGGGCTCCAAGTCTCTGCTCCACCTAGGAATGTGTTGCATCTTGCTTGTTCCCAGCCATGCTGTGGCTCCCTCTGCCTCTGGCAGCTTTCTACTGAGCCAAATCTGACTCTTCCCcatcagctctggctgcttgaATCCCCTACCTTTAGAGGGGACGGGAATGCTCAGGAGCTCTCCTTGCGTTTCAGCATTAAATTAAGGACCTCGGGGAAGGTGTGTGTGAATCCCGAAGCCCCCTGGGTGAAGAAGCTGCTGAAGCGCATTGCCAGCACGTAAGTTGTCAGATAGAAACTCCTTTGGCTCAggtgtccctggacagcatccCAGCTCATCCATGGTTCTGGGAAGCTCTCGTGGGCCCAGGAGCTCTCggagggctgctgctctccaaagaACCCACTTCCAAAGCCATGAGGGGCTGCGCTTTGCTGTGCAAAGCAGTGTTCGGCCCAGCACGACCCATCTGTGAGTCATGCTCCCCCTGGCTTACCAACTTCCAAAACagtttggggggaaaaacacGAGGGGAGCGCTGGCAGGTGCAGTAGTGTGTTGATGCTGGCAAAGCTGCccttctgtgctgtgcctgtgctgggttTGTGGCCATCCCGGCGAGCGATGCCCGCCCCGGGCAAACAGCAGCGACTTCCCTCGGCCGGGGCAGGAGCTTCCTCTCCCAGACCCGATTTTCTCTGTGTTCACACGtttctcctccttctgcttttcacaggaagaaaaaataggtTTCCTGCTAAGGAAGTTGGTGCCCAGAGCCCCGAGGCAGGTTGGCAGATGATGCCCAGGTGCGCGGACCTGGCTGCTCCTCACTTTGCCCTGTCTTCCTTCCCGAAAGCCCCGCGTCCGGCTctggtggcagtggctgtggggAGGGTGCCTCgctgctggccccagccccGTGGCAGGTTCGTGGGGGGGTTCTCCCATGCTCTTGGTCCCCGGATCAGCGTGAATATGAATCCTTCGTTTATTTAGTTGCCTGTGGTCTGCGAAACTGTTCCCTgtcagaggctgctcctgcttcttTAGGAATGAATTTGTGACTTGTTCCATGCGAAGTGCTCGGCAACACAGTGTGTGGCTGAGGGTTGTGTGGCATAGCGTGGCGTGTCCTGTTCTGGAAGCTCAAGTCCAataaaattcaggatttttctttctgctgtattttcccTGGATCTCCTAGCTTTGAAGCTGTGTATGACTTAGAATCATAGGACAGCTTGGGTTACAAGTGgcctcaaagcccatccagtcccacctcCTGCCgtggacagggacatcttccactatcaCAGGTTGTTTCaggtcctgtccagcctggtgttggacacctccagggatccaggggcagccacagcttgtctgggcaccctgtgccagggcctcaccaccctcagagggaagaattctccccccagtatcccatctaaccctgccctttGGCGTTATGAAGCCATTCCCTTTTGTCAGGGGTCCTTCCCATCATAACCTGTTATCTCCCCTGCTGGTGATTGGAGGGCACGATTTTGGTGGTGGGGTGATGGGACAATCCAGCCAAAGTGCTCCACATCCAAGTGATGGAGCTGGGATTTAGAGGTGGTTGTAAGGCTTTAAAAACCAGTCCAGGCCAATAAGGAAAAATGTCAGGAATGGGCGTGAGGTCACTTGGCAGAgttttggggtaaaaaaaaaaagaaaagcgAATGTCACCAGGGcgctgctgagctgtgccttgccGGGGGGCAAGGTGGCTGTAGGAGAAATGAGTAGTACCTGATCATGCAGGACAGAAAAGCACCCCAGAAAACCTCCAGGCTggtggggctgtgtgtgctaAGAAGGAAGTTGGAGGAAACGAccaagaaaggaaggggaaagcagGGCCGGTTTCGGGAAGCCGGGCCCCCTGCCAAGCCCCAAGCCGCGTTTTATCGGCAGCCTTGCAAACTCAGCGAGCGCCGTCAGCAGCGACAGGGGTCGGGCAAAACCACCGCGACCCCGGGGCCTCCCGTGCCGCCGGACTTCTCCTATTTCCCGGCTCAAATAGAGGGATGCTGCggggcccggggctggggccggcaTGGCTGTGcgggcagccctgctgctggcggtgctgctgctgtcccaccgccctggggacacgggtgagcctcccctgcccccgcgggtggccctgggggctgtgggggctgtggggctttCCGGGTTCGGGGTGGCCGATGCCGGTGGGACGCGGCAGGAGATGCATCGCCCGgggagggttttggggtgatgCGTGAGCCGTGGCCGTGTGCCCCTCCAGCAATCCTGGAAGCCAACGGCAACCTGAGCTGCCGCTGCCTCAAGAGCACCCGAGCCTTCATCCCGCCGGAGAGGTACAGCAGCGTCGAGGTGTGGcccgtgggcagcagctgccggcGCCCCGAGGTGGTGTAAGTGCTCCCGGGGCTGCGAGCCCTCTGCCCCGCCCGTCCTCCCTGACCTGCTGCGGTTTCGTGCTCGTTTTCCTTGTGGGAAGGATGGGAGGCTCGGCTGTCTGCCGCAGGAGGGGAAGTGTCGTGTCTGAAAGGCCGTGTGTTTTCTAGGATTAAGCTGAAGAGCCTGAAGAGGGTCTGCGTGGATCCTGACACCCCTTGGGTGAAGAAACTCTTGCAGGACCTCCCTGATCTGTAAGCTCCCCTTTCCCCCTGAGCACCGGGGGCATCCCGTGGGAACTTGTCTTGACACATCGCTCCCCCTTCTGCTTTtgccaggaggaagaggaaggctCCCCGCTGAGGAAGCTGCCACCAGAGGCACGGCCAGATGTGCTGGGCCCAAAACTGCCTCCCTTCCCCGTGCTGCTGTTGCCTTACCCCAATCCAGAGGGGAGCACGCTACCGCCTGAGCCCCTTTTAATGCCTTTAAACCCTTAAAAATGCCCATCCCTGCTTCCGGCCTCTCCTATCCCATAGCCCTGCGCTGGGTGTCCCTTTTGGGCGCCTAATAAAGGCCTAATAAAGGTGGCAGCCCTCTGTCACTGTCCCTTGGCTCCCTTCGTATGGCGTGCCAGGTTCTTGGGGTGGGAGGCATTTAGCTTTTGGCCGAAGCCACGGCAGGTTTGAGGAGGCGGCCGCGGCGTTTTCCGCTTTTTGTGGCGGGGAGGCAGCGCGGGCCACGTGTAGCGGGGGGAAGCGACGGCAGGGAAGTTGAGGCGGAGGGCTGCCCCTttgtcctgctccttcccagccccagggggGGTTGTGAAATCCCCCCTGGGGCCAGGGGCTGGCTATAAAgcggtgctgctgcagctcggGGGGGGCTGTGAGGATGCGGCTGCTGCCGGCCctggtgctggccctgctcctgctcctgctcctgagcGGCTCCGTGCCGGTGGGCGGTGAGTGCCTTCgggtgtctgtctgtccgtgGCCCCTCCGAAGGCCTGGACAGGGGCGTTGGGTGTCCCGGTCGGGCTGAGCGTGGGTTTTATCTACCGAGCTTT
Above is a window of Motacilla alba alba isolate MOTALB_02 chromosome 4, Motacilla_alba_V1.0_pri, whole genome shotgun sequence DNA encoding:
- the LOC119700345 gene encoding C-X-C motif chemokine 6-like, which gives rise to MAVRAALLLAVLLLSHRPGDTAILEANGNLSCRCLKSTRAFIPPERYSSVEVWPVGSSCRRPEVVIKLKSLKRVCVDPDTPWVKKLLQDLPDLRKRKAPR
- the CXCL13 gene encoding C-X-C motif chemokine 13, which produces MGAPLLPWLLLLLLLGSHSAHAAILEVNGNLSCRCAKTTSEYISPKKYESIEIRPLGSSCRRTEIIIKLRTSGKVCVNPEAPWVKKLLKRIASTKKK